A window of the Macrobrachium rosenbergii isolate ZJJX-2024 chromosome 43, ASM4041242v1, whole genome shotgun sequence genome harbors these coding sequences:
- the LOC136828955 gene encoding zinc finger and BTB domain-containing protein 24-like produces MEGEKETVSVKWWNHRSAMCRSIRDMYMKNQYADVRLVCEGQEHWVHKFVLSACSEYFETILNDVPYQGSITLAPSIQQKELLSLLDFMYLGIVDVLQHELPTLVAAAETLMIRGLAVPYEDEDSEDEYPNIKTESKDFAVNSDISKTGVTQCPKNENYKRRRANEVEYFVKSEGEMYGEVPSGQHMNPSTSCRRPDQNCQVTSSNAEVNAMLKVLIGKAPEKGGRKQAREGGHHGDKSEGGLKDAGPFTCCTCSKTFQWRSNLTKHMRTHTGEKPYSCNTCTYRTSYSEALKRHMRIHTGEKPYHCEYCDYKTRDPGSLKIHIRKHNSPNNESHQDTNSYTSESVPSNVLRQGGENYRPMQSGGGQHLEDPPHQLQNAMQYE; encoded by the exons atggaaggagagaaggagacTGTGTCTGTGAAATGGTGGAATCACCGGAGTGCTATGTGTCGTTCAATAAGAGACATGTACATGAAA AATCAGTATGCAGATGTCAGGCTAGTATGCGAGGGGCAAGAACACTGGGTGCATAAGTTTGTTTTATCAGCATGTAGTGAGTATTTTGAAACCATATTAAACGACGTTCCGTATCAAGGCTCTATTACCCTCGCTCCGTCAATCCAACAGAAAGAACTACTTTCATTACTTGATTTCATGTACCTTGGAATAGTAGATGTTTTGCAACATGAATTGCCCACCCTTGTGGCAGCTGCCGAAACACTGATGATTCGAGGCCTCGCTGTACCGTATGAGGACGAGGATTCCGAAGACGAGTACCCAAATATAAAGACTGAGAGTAAGGATTTTGCAGTGAATTCAGACATTTCAAAAACTGGTGTTACTCAGTGTcccaagaatgaaaattataagagaaGAAGGGCTAATGAAGTTGAGTACTTTGTTAAATCAGAAGGAGAAATGTATGGAGAGGTACCCTCAGGGCAACATATGAATCCATCAACCAGCTGTAGGAGGCCTGATCAGAATTGCCAAGTCACAAGTTCTAATGCGGAAGTTAATGCCATGCTGAAAGTCTTAATTGGCAAAGCTCCTGAGAAG GGAGGCAGGAAGCAGGCAAGAGAAGGCGGCCACCACGGAGACAAATCCGAAGGAGGCCTAAAGGACGCCGGGCCCTTCACCTGCTGCACTTGCAGTAAAACATTCCAGTGGAGGAGTAACCTAACCAAACACATGCGCACTCACACGGGAGAAAAGCCGTACAGTTGTAACACTTGTACTTACAGAACCAGTTACAGTGAGGCTCTGAAGAGACACATGCgcatccacaccggagaaaaGCCGTACCATTGTGAATACTGTGACTACAAGACTCGAGATCCAGGTTCCCTTAAGATTCACATCAGAAAACACAATTCCCCTAACAACGAAAGTCATCAGGACACAAATTCGTACACCAGTGAATCAGTGCCATCCAATGTTCTAAGGCAGGGTGGGGAAAACTACAGACCCATGCAGTCTGGCGGTGGCCAGCACTTGGAAGACCCGCCACACCAGCTTCAGAATGCAATGCAGTACGAATAG